In a single window of the Salvelinus alpinus chromosome 15, SLU_Salpinus.1, whole genome shotgun sequence genome:
- the LOC139539857 gene encoding protein-glutamine gamma-glutamyltransferase 2-like, whose translation MTDQNGVFMGMDLLCQVNSHAHRTEEMDVERLLVRRGQPFSLALQCFTTLPPKHKLAMILHLGKEGEVVVKVLDARAGSDKWWFRQQGAQSEVLLTIHSPADAPVGIYSVTVLLLSPDGHILEKTTPESFYLLFNPWCKADSVYLPDEELLEEYILNENGLLYQGSWDQISSLPWNFGQFEQDVVDICFEILDNSPAALTNPEMDTANRADPVYVSRTITAMVNANDDRGVVSGRWDGKYDDGVPPTRWTGSVPILRRWSEAGAQRVRYGQCWVFSGVACTVLRCLGIPTRPVTNYSSAHDTDGNLNVDYLYDEQLESVSEGRKDMIWNYHCWVESWMDREDLPKGYDGWQALDPTPQERSDGVYCCGPCPVKAVRDGDVGMKYDAAFVFSEVNADLVTWIVYPDGQRSQVSLNQNTVGQNISTKSVYGDYREDITKHYKYPEGSVKEREVYEKAGRRVTQPNGAPGQLELKIKHAQAILGTDFDVIVEVHNVGGEDTPAQLTVTSNAVTYNSLHRGECHRKTASLTVPAQKAHKEVLRLRYDHYGACVSEHNLIRVTALLQVSGQPEVVLQEVNIQLSMPQLHVKVVGDAVVSRKLIAHISFTNPLPITLRGGVFTVEGAGLTAAREIQAPDDIGPGQEVKVKLSFKPTRAGLRKLMVDFDADRIRDVKGIATLIVRNK comes from the exons ATGACTGACCAAAACG GTGTATTCATGGGGATGGACCTGCTTTGCCAGGTGAACAGCCATGCCCATCGTACAGAGGAGATGGACGTGGAAAGGCTGCTGGTTCGTAGGGGGCAGCCCTTCTCCCTTGCCTTGCAGTGCTTCACAACCCTGCCCCCTAAACACAAACTAGCCATGATCTTGCATCTAG gTAAGGAGGGTGAGGTGGTTGTGAAGGTGTTGGATGCCCGTGCTGGCAGTGACAAGTGGTGGTTCCGCCAGCAGGGGGCTCAGAGTGAGGTGCTGCTGACGATCCACAGCCCAGCAGACGCCCCTGTGGGAATCTACAGCGTGACAGTGCTGCTCCTCTCCCCTGATGGACACATCCTGGAGAAGACAACACCAGAGTCGTTTTACCTGCTCTTCAACCCCTGGTGCAAAG CTGACTCTGTGTACCTCCCTGATGAGGAGCTGCTAGAGGAGTACATCCTGAATGAAAATGGCCTCCTTTACCAGGGTTCCTGGGACCAGATCTCCTCACTACCCTGGAACTTTGGACAG TTTGAACAAGATGTGGTGGACATCTGTTTTGAAATCCTGGACAATTCACCTGCTGCACTGACAAACCCAGAGATGGACACAGCCAACCGAGCAGACCCAGTGTACGTGAGCAGGACAATTACTGCCATG GTGAATGCTAATGATGACCGTGGCGTGGTGTCTGGCCGTTGGGACGGGAAGTACGATGACGGGGTGCCGCCCACACGTTGGACTGGCAGTGTGCCCATCCTCAGGCGCTGGAGTGAGGCCGGGGCACAGAGGGTGCGCTACGGACAGTGCTGGGTGTTCTCAGGCGTAGCCTGTACAG TTCTTCGCTGTCTGGGCATACCCACTCGCCCAGTTACAAACTACTCCTCTGCCCATGACACTGATGGCAACCTGAATGTGGACTATCTGTATGATGAGCAGCTGGAGAGTGTGTCTGAAGGCAGGAAGGACATGATCTG gaACTACCATTGCTGGGTGGAGTCCTGGATGGACAGGGAGGATCTTCCTAAAGGCTATGATGGGTGGCAGGCTCTGGATCCCACCCCACAGGAGAGGAGTGATG GGGTGTACTGTTGTGGGCCCTGTCCAGTGAAGGCAGTAAGGGATGGTGATGTGGGGATGAAGTATGATGCAGCCTTCGTGTTCTCTGAGGTGAACGCAGACCTGGTCACCTGGATAGTCTACCCAGATGGCCAACGCTCACAAGTTTCCCTCAACCAGAATACAGTTGGCCAAAACATCAGCACCAAGAGTGTGTATGGAGACTACAGAGAGGACATCACTAAACATTACAAATACCCTGAAG GTTCAGTGAAAGAGCGTGAGGTGTATGAGAAGGCAGGACGGCGGGTAACGCAGCCGAATGGAGCACCAGGGCAGCTGGAGCTGAAGATCAAACACGCCCAGGCCATCCTGGGGACAGACTTTGATGTGATAGTGGAGGTGCACAACGTCGGTGGAGAGGACACCCCAGCGCAGCTGACTGTGACGTCCAACGCTGTcacctacaacagcctccaccGGGGGGAGTGCCATAGAAAGACTGCCAGCCTGACCGTGCCAGCCCAGAAAG CTCATAAGGAAGTGCTGCGGCTACGGTACGATCACTACGGGGCATGTGTGTCTGAGCATAACCTGATCAGGGTCACAGCACTACTCCAGGTCAGCGGCCAGCCCGAAGTCGTCTTACAAGAGGTCAACATCCAACTGAGCATGCCTCAGCTCCATGTCAAG GTAGTGGGAGATGCAGTTGTATCCCGGAAATTGATTGCCCACATCAGCTTCACCAATCCACTGCCTATTACCCTCAGAGGGGGCGTGTTTACTGTGGAGGGGGCAGGTCTGACAGCAGCGCGGGAGATCCAAGCACC AGATGACATTGGACCAGGTCAAGAGGTCAAGGTCAAGTTGTCCTTCAAGCCCACCCGAGCAGGCCTGAGAAAACTGATGGTCGACTTTGATGCAGACAGAATAAGGGATGTCAAAGGCATTGCCACTTTGATTGTGAGAAACAAGTGA